CCGCACCCACCTGGTCGTAAATGACGCGCAGGAtcagggagcagctggggcaggtggCCACGTCCTCGCCGTTCTCCAGATCCTCCTGGGAAGGAGACAAGTCACCCACTCGCCGCCTGTCCGACCCACAGACACCCGCGGCCGGCGAAGGCGGGGCCGCGGCCTAACGCCGTTCCCCCCCGCCCTctccccctccgccgccgccgccgccgccgccccctccctgCGCGCCCGCCGTTACCCGCGTGATGAGGAAGCGGTCTCCGCAAGGGCAGGGGTAGCTGTAGGTCGCCGTCTCCTCGTCGTACTCGAAATCCTCGATCTCCACCTCATCGTGGAAGACCGACATGgcgccggggggcggggcggaAGGGACGCAGGGGCGCGCGCAGCCCGCCGCCTGacggcccgggggg
This sequence is a window from Pelecanus crispus isolate bPelCri1 chromosome 2, bPelCri1.pri, whole genome shotgun sequence. Protein-coding genes within it:
- the DPH3 gene encoding diphthamide biosynthesis protein 3 isoform X2; its protein translation is MSVFHDEVEIEDFEYDEETATYSYPCPCGDRFLITREQFMRDEVIAEPLTSKELIKC
- the DPH3 gene encoding diphthamide biosynthesis protein 3 isoform X1 — encoded protein: MSVFHDEVEIEDFEYDEETATYSYPCPCGDRFLITREDLENGEDVATCPSCSLILRVIYDQEQFMRDEVIAEPLTSKELIKC